A DNA window from Mesoplasma coleopterae contains the following coding sequences:
- a CDS encoding L-threonylcarbamoyladenylate synthase, with the protein MLSKDQIFKASEQLKKNEVIILPTDTIYGLSAAWNKKNEIKINEIKNANLKKPLIVLISDINQLDILNIEKNEFCELLFEKLTTVIFKTVNGLENIAVRLIVREDIKSILDSTGPIFSTSVNKHGDEPINSKEELENFNKDVKVYFDQEVLNAKPSKIFNSVTKVWVR; encoded by the coding sequence ATGTTAAGTAAAGATCAAATTTTCAAAGCAAGTGAACAATTAAAAAAAAATGAAGTTATTATTTTGCCAACTGACACAATATATGGATTATCTGCTGCTTGAAATAAAAAAAATGAAATAAAAATTAATGAAATAAAAAACGCTAATTTAAAAAAACCATTAATTGTTCTAATTTCTGACATCAATCAACTTGATATTTTAAATATTGAAAAAAATGAATTTTGTGAATTATTATTTGAAAAATTAACAACAGTCATTTTTAAAACAGTTAATGGGTTAGAAAATATCGCCGTTAGACTTATTGTAAGAGAAGATATCAAATCCATTTTAGATTCAACTGGACCAATATTTTCTACAAGTGTTAATAAACATGGTGATGAACCAATAAATTCAAAGGAAGAATTAGAAAACTTTAATAAAGATGTTAAGGTTTATTTTGATCAAGAAGTTTTAAATGCTAAACCATCAAAAATATTTAATTCTGTTACAAAAGTATGAGTTCGATAA
- the rpoE gene encoding DNA-directed RNA polymerase subunit delta: protein MESLSNIDLVYQVLKKRKNPMKLMAIWDAIKDKAINHKNDENEAIADLYSDLVLDVRFALSTKGEWALSDDSKIEDVKKKFDSKPIKNKTIETDDEIEDKISEDEDDENPEIYDDLFVEEEEDDSTSIYYNEDEDENM, encoded by the coding sequence ATGGAAAGTTTATCAAATATTGATTTAGTTTACCAAGTTTTAAAAAAACGTAAGAATCCAATGAAATTAATGGCTATTTGAGATGCAATTAAAGATAAAGCAATCAATCATAAAAATGATGAAAATGAAGCTATTGCAGATTTATATAGTGATTTAGTTCTTGATGTTAGATTTGCTCTTTCTACTAAAGGCGAGTGAGCTTTAAGCGATGACTCAAAAATTGAAGATGTTAAGAAAAAGTTTGACTCAAAACCAATTAAAAATAAAACAATTGAAACTGATGATGAGATAGAAGATAAAATATCAGAAGATGAGGATGACGAAAATCCTGAAATTTATGATGATCTATTCGTTGAAGAGGAAGAAGACGATTCAACTTCAATCTATTATAATGAAGATGAAGACGAAAATATGTAA
- a CDS encoding thymidine kinase produces the protein MIPNRDTIEQKQLGWVELITGCMFAGKTEEFIKRLRRHAFAKRNVIAFKPVIDTRYAVNEVASHAGTLLASIPVNSTKELKEKLEAKILEKKVDVVGIDEIQFFDEEVVDYIEELADRGIIVIVTGLDKDFRSQPFKNVDRILPLAEMVDKLTAICQKCGNFANRTQRIIDGKPAEWNSPLILVDGNDSYEARCRNCYQIEKG, from the coding sequence ATGATACCAAATAGAGATACAATTGAGCAAAAACAATTAGGTTGAGTTGAATTAATTACTGGTTGTATGTTTGCTGGTAAAACAGAAGAATTTATAAAAAGATTACGTAGACATGCATTTGCAAAAAGAAACGTAATTGCTTTTAAACCTGTTATAGACACAAGATATGCAGTTAATGAAGTAGCATCTCATGCAGGGACATTATTAGCGTCTATACCAGTAAATTCAACAAAAGAATTGAAAGAAAAACTAGAAGCAAAAATATTAGAAAAAAAAGTTGATGTGGTAGGAATTGATGAAATTCAATTCTTTGATGAAGAAGTAGTTGATTACATTGAAGAACTAGCTGATAGAGGAATTATAGTAATAGTTACTGGTCTAGACAAGGACTTTAGAAGTCAACCATTCAAAAATGTTGATAGAATCTTACCACTAGCAGAAATGGTTGATAAATTGACAGCTATTTGTCAAAAATGTGGTAATTTCGCTAATAGAACACAAAGAATCATTGATGGTAAACCAGCTGAATGAAATTCACCGTTAATTTTAGTTGATGGTAATGACAGTTATGAAGCTAGATGTAGAAACTGTTATCAAATAGAGAAGGGGTAA
- the prmC gene encoding peptide chain release factor N(5)-glutamine methyltransferase yields MNKINIKFVLNLLSKNEKIGKSDAIEIISFVTRIEYSEVLFSLDNELSRKHFKQIIKISKSVAKGKPLAYILGYKIFRGHKIIVNKNTLIPRMETEQMIDFVNDFIKSNNVKMDILDLCSGSGCIGISVALENNKNINKIVFSDVSKKALAVTKTNIVRNKLSNKTEIVKSNFLDSLIANKNKFNILLCNPPYIDFNDKDVDPTTLKFEPKLALYAEDNGLFFYKKAIANIDVIMKTEEKTLLVFEIGWKQKKHLEMFLQKELGLKYNWKFEKDYFNNWRYLIIKN; encoded by the coding sequence GTGAATAAAATAAATATTAAATTTGTTTTAAACTTGCTTTCAAAAAATGAAAAAATTGGTAAATCAGACGCTATTGAAATAATTTCTTTTGTGACTAGAATAGAATATTCTGAAGTTTTATTTTCATTGGATAACGAATTATCAAGAAAACATTTTAAACAAATTATTAAAATTTCAAAAAGTGTAGCTAAAGGGAAACCTTTAGCTTATATTTTAGGTTATAAAATTTTTAGAGGTCACAAAATAATAGTTAATAAAAACACTTTAATACCAAGAATGGAAACTGAGCAAATGATTGATTTTGTAAATGATTTTATAAAATCTAATAACGTCAAAATGGATATTTTAGATTTATGTTCTGGTTCAGGGTGCATAGGCATATCAGTTGCACTTGAAAATAATAAAAATATTAATAAAATAGTTTTTTCTGATGTTTCAAAAAAAGCATTAGCTGTTACAAAGACAAACATAGTCAGAAATAAATTAAGTAATAAAACAGAAATTGTAAAAAGTAATTTTTTAGATTCTTTAATAGCAAATAAAAATAAATTTAATATTTTACTTTGTAATCCTCCATATATAGATTTTAATGATAAAGACGTTGATCCAACAACATTAAAATTTGAACCAAAATTAGCATTATATGCAGAAGATAATGGTTTATTCTTTTATAAAAAAGCTATAGCTAATATTGATGTAATAATGAAAACAGAAGAAAAAACGCTTCTTGTATTTGAAATTGGATGAAAACAAAAAAAGCATTTAGAAATGTTCTTACAAAAAGAATTAGGTTTAAAATATAATTGAAAGTTTGAAAAAGACTACTTTAATAATTGAAGATATTTAATAATTAAAAATTAG
- the fba gene encoding class II fructose-1,6-bisphosphate aldolase: MTRLYHEKLVNSTAMVKAAHENKYAIGHFNINNLEWTKAILEAAQASNTPVILGTSEGAIKYMGGPITVVGMVNGLLEELNITVPVALHLDHGQSIEMAKKCILAGYSSVMFDGSHLPYEENLAKTKELLIFANEHEISVEAEIGSIGGEEDGVVGNGELGDPTQAAEISKTGISMLAAGIGNIHGKYPEWWTGLSFDTLEELQSACKMPMVLHGGSGIPQDQVEKAISMGISKINVNTELQLAFRDATRKYIEAGKDLDDKTKGFDPRKLLNPGYQALKETFNELTEWFGCKGKA; this comes from the coding sequence ATGACAAGACTATATCATGAAAAATTAGTTAATTCTACAGCTATGGTTAAAGCAGCACACGAAAACAAATATGCAATCGGTCACTTTAACATCAATAACTTAGAATGAACTAAAGCAATCTTAGAAGCAGCTCAAGCTTCAAACACACCAGTTATTTTAGGAACAAGTGAAGGTGCTATTAAATACATGGGTGGACCAATTACTGTTGTAGGAATGGTTAATGGATTATTAGAAGAATTAAACATCACTGTACCAGTTGCATTACACTTAGACCACGGACAATCAATTGAAATGGCTAAAAAATGTATCTTAGCTGGTTACTCATCAGTTATGTTTGATGGATCACACTTACCATACGAAGAAAATTTAGCAAAAACAAAAGAATTATTAATTTTTGCTAACGAACACGAAATTTCAGTTGAAGCTGAAATCGGTTCAATTGGTGGAGAAGAAGATGGAGTTGTTGGAAACGGTGAATTAGGAGACCCAACTCAAGCAGCAGAAATTTCAAAAACAGGAATTTCAATGTTAGCTGCCGGAATCGGAAATATTCACGGAAAATACCCAGAATGATGAACAGGATTATCTTTTGATACTTTAGAAGAATTACAATCAGCATGTAAAATGCCAATGGTGTTACATGGTGGAAGTGGAATTCCTCAAGATCAAGTTGAAAAAGCTATCTCAATGGGAATCTCAAAAATTAATGTTAACACTGAATTACAATTAGCTTTCAGAGACGCAACAAGAAAATACATTGAAGCTGGAAAAGACTTAGATGACAAAACAAAAGGATTTGATCCAAGAAAATTATTAAACCCAGGATACCAAGCATTAAAAGAAACATTTAACGAATTAACAGAATGATTCGGATGTAAAGGTAAAGCTTAA
- the rpmE gene encoding 50S ribosomal protein L31 has protein sequence MPKKDIQPKYFEEAKFVCTTCANEFICGTTKREEMRIDVCSNCHPFFSGAQNFANTTGRVEQFKSKFARKEAINATAQKNSEDQKSKNKENK, from the coding sequence ATGCCAAAAAAAGATATTCAACCAAAATACTTCGAGGAAGCAAAATTTGTTTGTACAACATGTGCTAATGAATTCATTTGTGGAACTACAAAAAGAGAAGAAATGAGAATTGACGTTTGTTCAAACTGTCACCCATTCTTCTCAGGTGCACAAAACTTTGCAAACACTACAGGTCGTGTTGAACAATTTAAATCAAAATTTGCAAGAAAAGAAGCAATTAATGCTACTGCTCAAAAAAATTCTGAAGATCAAAAATCAAAAAATAAAGAAAACAAATAA
- a CDS encoding GNAT family N-acetyltransferase produces the protein MELKVVRPQWEHIEEILKALEDFKKYPNDIIDNIQGSSDILSFDRIEDWLEFVQKGVGNPGWMPFYQYIAIDEKNKVIGFINLRLKLNEYLLNFGGHIGYGVVPSLRKRGYATEMLKQTIKIAKKEGINEILITCLESNIASEKVILNNGGVYEDSKANGDNIIKRFWIK, from the coding sequence ATGGAACTTAAAGTTGTTAGGCCTCAATGAGAGCATATAGAAGAAATTTTAAAAGCTTTAGAAGATTTTAAAAAATATCCAAACGATATTATTGATAACATTCAAGGTTCTTCAGATATACTTTCATTCGATAGAATTGAGGATTGATTAGAGTTTGTTCAAAAAGGTGTTGGGAACCCTGGGTGGATGCCTTTTTATCAATATATTGCGATAGATGAAAAAAATAAAGTTATAGGTTTCATTAATTTAAGACTTAAACTTAATGAGTATCTTTTAAATTTTGGTGGTCATATAGGTTATGGTGTAGTTCCTTCTCTCAGAAAAAGAGGGTATGCTACAGAAATGTTAAAACAAACCATAAAAATAGCAAAAAAAGAAGGAATAAATGAAATTTTAATAACTTGTTTAGAATCTAATATTGCTTCTGAAAAAGTTATTTTAAACAACGGTGGAGTTTATGAAGACTCTAAAGCTAATGGAGACAATATTATTAAAAGGTTTTGAATAAAATAA
- a CDS encoding HD domain-containing protein, whose product MEIINTPEMQRLRRILQLGGAQFAYAGASHTRFTHCIGVYHIISQFLQSPDFIKISEKDKINVLLAGLMHDIGHGPFSHTFEKISKRSHEEYSADIIRNPKGNISKILKKHKVNPEDIIAILEGKHPNKILNSLVSSQLDADRIDYLMRDSYYCGVNYASLDTEFLIRSVRIVDDKIVFPKKTIHAIESYLLGRYHMYKQVYEHKISTGFDVTLISWFERIVDLNKKGYEFNDQRIKNYFSYIFNGQNIPIDLYLILDDFTMIDIMKSCQNENDHILSDLSERLINRNFLKLKEADEFKIREIKTLLKEEGKETKYYFIEPKFKKPSIYKDGEIDGKDQTIYIVDKNNTVKSLTKFSLLANTVKYIEDEKTIKKYFFPKEVM is encoded by the coding sequence ATGGAAATAATTAATACCCCAGAAATGCAACGCTTAAGAAGAATACTTCAACTAGGTGGTGCTCAATTTGCTTATGCAGGAGCATCACATACAAGATTTACACACTGTATTGGTGTTTATCATATAATTTCACAATTCCTTCAATCACCAGATTTTATTAAAATATCTGAAAAAGATAAAATAAATGTTTTACTTGCAGGATTAATGCATGATATTGGACATGGACCATTTTCTCATACATTTGAAAAAATAAGTAAGAGAAGTCACGAAGAATATAGTGCTGACATAATTAGAAATCCAAAAGGAAATATTTCGAAAATATTAAAAAAACATAAAGTTAATCCAGAAGATATAATTGCTATATTAGAAGGAAAACATCCAAATAAAATTTTAAATTCTTTAGTAAGTAGTCAATTAGATGCAGATAGAATTGACTACTTAATGAGAGATTCATATTACTGTGGTGTTAACTACGCTTCATTAGATACAGAGTTTTTAATTAGAAGTGTTAGAATCGTAGATGATAAGATTGTTTTTCCAAAAAAAACGATTCATGCAATCGAATCTTATTTACTTGGAAGATATCATATGTACAAACAAGTTTATGAGCATAAAATATCAACAGGGTTTGATGTAACACTTATAAGTTGATTTGAAAGAATAGTTGATTTAAACAAAAAAGGATATGAATTTAATGACCAAAGAATAAAAAATTATTTTAGTTATATTTTTAATGGACAAAATATTCCGATAGATTTATACTTAATTTTAGATGATTTTACAATGATTGATATCATGAAAAGTTGTCAGAATGAAAACGATCATATTCTTAGTGATTTATCAGAGAGATTAATTAATAGAAATTTCTTAAAATTAAAGGAAGCTGATGAATTTAAAATAAGGGAAATTAAAACTTTATTAAAAGAAGAAGGAAAAGAAACAAAATATTACTTTATCGAGCCAAAATTCAAAAAACCAAGTATTTATAAAGACGGTGAAATTGATGGCAAAGATCAAACTATATATATAGTTGATAAAAACAACACGGTGAAATCATTAACCAAATTTAGTTTATTAGCTAATACAGTTAAATATATTGAAGATGAAAAAACAATTAAAAAATACTTTTTCCCAAAAGAAGTAATGTAA
- a CDS encoding ABC transporter permease, whose product MFKKMDTFNFKKQSSIFKNLTLLVYKSFIKEPRSIIFMLIVPIFFSVMFFFIFGKEGKTLFNYALLPCLTVLTSLTPAIVEWKNSVFLKRIDITGVKKSMFIGSIWLVYLLAGIFFYIVVLSFNAILSIIALGTGDSNSFLKAFSSIKIGYLLLSIILICATSIALATLFGGIANSSGSIQGIVMMVYFFSIFLSGIMLPTESLFKSQGMVIFTYFIPHKYPVFLYMYSFSKTGWTETYQGMQGTQVTFQGAVNSFTSSWQPIVGSLAILAGLFTLTTFTFKWTAKR is encoded by the coding sequence ATGTTTAAAAAAATGGATACATTTAATTTTAAAAAACAATCAAGCATATTTAAAAATTTAACATTGCTAGTTTATAAATCATTTATCAAAGAACCAAGAAGTATTATTTTTATGCTTATTGTTCCAATATTTTTCTCAGTTATGTTTTTCTTTATTTTTGGAAAAGAAGGAAAAACATTATTTAATTATGCACTTCTTCCATGTCTTACCGTTTTAACATCTCTTACTCCTGCAATTGTTGAGTGAAAGAACTCAGTGTTTTTAAAAAGAATTGATATAACAGGTGTTAAAAAAAGCATGTTTATAGGGTCTATATGGTTGGTGTATTTATTAGCAGGAATATTCTTTTATATTGTTGTTTTATCATTCAATGCAATACTAAGTATAATTGCTTTGGGTACAGGTGATTCAAACTCATTCTTAAAAGCTTTTTCTTCAATTAAAATTGGATATTTATTATTATCAATTATTTTAATTTGTGCAACATCAATTGCACTAGCAACTCTTTTTGGAGGTATTGCAAATTCATCAGGGTCAATACAAGGAATTGTAATGATGGTATATTTTTTTAGTATATTTTTATCTGGAATAATGTTACCAACTGAGTCTCTATTTAAAAGTCAAGGTATGGTTATATTTACTTACTTTATCCCGCATAAATATCCAGTATTCTTATATATGTATTCATTTAGCAAAACTGGATGAACTGAAACATACCAAGGTATGCAAGGAACTCAAGTAACATTCCAAGGAGCTGTGAATAGTTTTACATCAAGCTGACAACCAATAGTAGGTTCATTGGCAATTCTTGCAGGATTATTTACACTGACAACATTCACATTTAAGTGAACTGCAAAAAGATAA
- a CDS encoding CTP synthase: MAKFVFVTGGVVSGLGKGITASSLGNLLKASGLKVFMQKFDPYLNVDPGTMSPYQHGEVFVTDDGGETDLDLGHYERFIDEKLTKMSSTSAGKIYLETINAERRGDWGGQTIQVVPHITDSIKNKVYQAAKSSGADVIISEIGGTVGDIESQPFIEAIRQIRMEQGKENVVFIHVALLLYLNASKEYKTKPIQMSVKELLSLGIQPDIIVQRTDKHSSKEIKEKISLFCNIPTSNVIDAIDKESIYEVPLEMYEQNLHGLVLDQLQIKTKKTDMDSWTKFCEKIKASNEEFEVTFVGKYIELQDAYLSVIESLKIAGYEFKRKLKINWVQADKLNESNYKDVLQNAKGILVPGGFGDRGIEGMILASKFARENNVPYLGICLGMQIATISMARDWLNLPEANSTEFDHSGAAPIFDFIRGIDVQNLGGTLRLGAFYKTTIKEGTKAEKLYGSTEVFERHRHRYEFNNEYKKPLEEKGLVFSGIYEEKQLVEIVELPNHPFFVGSQYHPEFTSRPNKPNPLFKGFVEAIVNNK; the protein is encoded by the coding sequence ATGGCAAAATTTGTGTTTGTAACAGGTGGGGTAGTTTCAGGTTTAGGAAAAGGGATTACAGCTAGTTCATTAGGAAACCTATTAAAAGCAAGTGGATTAAAAGTGTTTATGCAAAAATTTGATCCATATTTAAATGTGGACCCTGGAACAATGAGTCCTTATCAACATGGTGAAGTTTTTGTTACTGATGATGGAGGAGAAACAGACTTAGATTTAGGACATTATGAAAGATTCATTGATGAGAAATTAACAAAGATGTCTTCGACATCAGCAGGTAAAATTTACTTGGAAACAATTAATGCTGAAAGACGTGGAGATTGGGGAGGACAAACTATTCAAGTTGTTCCTCACATTACTGATTCAATTAAAAATAAAGTTTATCAGGCTGCTAAATCTTCTGGAGCCGATGTTATTATTTCTGAAATTGGTGGTACTGTTGGTGATATTGAATCTCAACCATTTATTGAAGCAATTAGACAAATAAGAATGGAGCAAGGAAAGGAAAATGTTGTATTTATTCATGTAGCATTGCTTTTATATTTAAACGCATCAAAAGAATACAAAACAAAACCTATTCAAATGTCTGTGAAAGAATTATTAAGTTTAGGAATTCAACCAGACATTATAGTTCAAAGAACTGATAAACATTCTTCAAAAGAAATTAAAGAAAAAATATCACTATTTTGCAATATTCCTACAAGTAATGTTATTGACGCTATTGACAAAGAATCAATATATGAAGTTCCATTAGAAATGTATGAACAAAACTTACACGGATTAGTTTTAGATCAATTACAAATTAAAACTAAAAAAACAGATATGGACTCTTGAACAAAATTTTGTGAAAAAATTAAGGCATCAAACGAAGAGTTTGAAGTTACATTTGTAGGAAAATATATTGAATTGCAAGATGCTTATTTATCAGTTATCGAATCTTTAAAAATTGCAGGTTATGAGTTTAAAAGAAAATTAAAAATAAATTGAGTTCAAGCTGACAAATTAAATGAATCAAACTATAAAGATGTCTTACAAAATGCAAAAGGTATTTTAGTTCCTGGTGGTTTTGGAGATAGAGGGATTGAAGGAATGATTTTAGCATCTAAGTTTGCTAGAGAAAATAATGTACCTTATTTAGGAATTTGTTTAGGAATGCAAATTGCAACTATTTCAATGGCCAGGGATTGATTAAACTTACCTGAAGCAAACTCAACTGAATTTGATCATTCAGGTGCTGCCCCTATTTTTGATTTCATTAGGGGAATAGATGTTCAAAATTTAGGTGGAACGTTAAGATTAGGGGCATTTTACAAAACAACAATTAAAGAAGGAACTAAAGCTGAAAAACTTTATGGAAGTACAGAAGTTTTTGAAAGACATAGACATAGATACGAATTTAATAATGAATACAAAAAACCATTGGAAGAAAAAGGTTTAGTATTTTCAGGTATCTACGAAGAAAAACAATTAGTAGAAATTGTAGAATTGCCAAATCACCCCTTCTTTGTTGGAAGTCAATATCACCCAGAGTTTACTTCAAGACCAAATAAACCAAACCCATTATTCAAAGGATTTGTTGAAGCGATAGTTAATAATAAGTAA
- the prfA gene encoding peptide chain release factor 1 yields MNPKTYEALETMQKRVEQIDNDLQSEVIVSDVKKMLELNKERANLIEVVEKFIEYKAIIKAISDAKEILGNEKDAEMIELAKMELSENENAVEPIVKIIEELLLPKDPNDDKNVIVEIRGAAGGDEANIFAGDLLRMYKLYAETQNWKITMLDASASEAGGFSQVSFMVKGDRVYSKLKFESGAHRVQRVPKTEAKGRIQTSTATVAVLPEMSDVEIEIKNSDLRIDTYRSSGAGGQHVNTTDSAVRITHIPTGVVAASQDGRSQHDNKDIAMTMLRARIYEAELEKQQAEADATRKNAVGTGARSEKIRTYNYPQNRVTDHRVGLTLNKLDQVMEGKIDDFIVALVNDEQRQKVEAQIQDSE; encoded by the coding sequence ATGAATCCAAAAACTTATGAAGCGTTGGAAACAATGCAAAAGAGGGTTGAACAAATAGATAATGATTTGCAATCAGAAGTAATTGTATCTGATGTTAAAAAAATGTTAGAACTTAACAAAGAACGTGCAAATTTAATTGAAGTTGTAGAAAAATTTATTGAATACAAAGCAATAATTAAAGCCATCTCTGATGCAAAAGAAATTTTAGGTAATGAAAAAGATGCAGAAATGATTGAATTAGCTAAAATGGAATTATCAGAAAATGAAAATGCTGTAGAGCCAATTGTAAAAATAATTGAAGAGTTGCTTTTACCAAAAGATCCAAATGATGACAAAAATGTTATTGTTGAAATAAGAGGTGCAGCTGGTGGTGATGAAGCAAACATTTTTGCAGGTGACTTATTAAGAATGTACAAATTATATGCTGAAACTCAAAATTGAAAAATAACTATGCTTGATGCAAGTGCGTCAGAAGCAGGTGGTTTTTCACAAGTTTCATTTATGGTTAAAGGTGATAGGGTTTATTCAAAATTAAAATTTGAGTCAGGTGCTCATAGAGTACAAAGAGTACCCAAAACAGAAGCAAAGGGTAGAATTCAAACATCAACAGCAACAGTTGCTGTTTTACCTGAAATGAGTGATGTTGAAATTGAAATTAAAAACAGTGATTTAAGAATTGATACATACCGTTCATCTGGTGCTGGTGGTCAGCATGTTAATACAACTGATTCAGCTGTTCGTATTACTCATATACCAACTGGTGTAGTAGCGGCTTCTCAAGATGGAAGAAGTCAACATGATAACAAAGATATAGCTATGACCATGCTGAGAGCTAGAATTTATGAAGCAGAACTTGAAAAACAACAAGCAGAAGCTGATGCAACACGTAAAAATGCAGTTGGAACAGGGGCTAGAAGTGAAAAAATTAGAACATATAATTATCCACAAAACCGTGTAACAGATCATAGAGTAGGTTTAACTTTAAACAAACTTGATCAAGTTATGGAAGGAAAAATTGATGATTTCATAGTTGCATTGGTTAATGACGAACAACGTCAAAAGGTTGAAGCTCAGATACAAGACAGTGAATAA
- a CDS encoding ABC transporter ATP-binding protein, which translates to MKNIIEISNLKKAFKNKVVLDNLNLDIKEGERVAIMGANGCGKTTLVEMIAQFNNPDKGTIKINLEGNIKNEIGIQLQTGDWPAGITPLDMLAFYRSIYPKFTKEWENTIAEVFDIKEFIKTPLKKLSGGQKQRFNAMISVMNNPKIVILDELTTGLDMELQYKITDFFRDNVKKYKQTLLLVSHHPEEVEILCNRIIIIKDGGIFFDKKISEVIKKHGSVRDLMNLFFKGELK; encoded by the coding sequence ATGAAAAATATAATTGAAATAAGTAATTTAAAAAAAGCATTTAAAAATAAAGTTGTATTAGATAATTTGAACCTTGATATTAAAGAAGGCGAAAGAGTAGCAATTATGGGTGCAAATGGTTGTGGTAAAACAACTTTAGTAGAAATGATAGCTCAATTCAACAATCCGGATAAGGGAACAATAAAAATTAATTTAGAAGGTAACATTAAAAATGAAATTGGAATTCAATTACAAACAGGTGATTGACCAGCGGGAATAACACCATTAGACATGTTAGCTTTTTACAGAAGTATATATCCTAAATTTACAAAAGAATGAGAAAACACAATTGCTGAAGTTTTTGATATTAAAGAATTTATCAAAACACCATTAAAAAAACTTTCAGGTGGTCAAAAACAAAGATTTAATGCAATGATTTCTGTCATGAATAATCCCAAAATTGTTATATTAGATGAACTAACAACTGGTTTAGATATGGAACTTCAATACAAAATAACAGACTTTTTTAGAGATAATGTTAAAAAATATAAACAAACATTATTACTTGTTTCTCACCACCCAGAAGAAGTTGAAATTTTATGTAACCGAATAATAATAATTAAAGATGGTGGAATTTTCTTTGATAAAAAGATTTCTGAAGTAATAAAAAAACATGGATCTGTTAGAGACTTAATGAATTTATTTTTTAAAGGAGAATTAAAATAA
- a CDS encoding DHH family phosphoesterase — translation MKETNYKLLVKKIKKYKNIIILKHIRPDWDAQGSSMGLAYLIQENFAGKTIIVPGDRLDDNKDFYEEKISDEFIKSALVITVDTATKARLDFDRYDMAIETFKIDHHVNIDPYAKNEIVHETAMACTEVITLWAEAMKLKWNSNAASNLYKGLVTDSGRFLFPNTSYKTFNAAKVLLENGANLKEVHDSLFVSDLKRKQYANFAFSKLVLSKKGVGHITITKEDQKPWKYSYEQIKSALGTMSGIDEIKIWVLVIELDDEIKVSIRSRDFEIDKVANKYDGGGHKLASGCKLNALSDITKLVKDLDAVITKGSK, via the coding sequence ATGAAAGAAACAAATTATAAATTATTAGTTAAAAAAATTAAAAAATATAAAAATATTATTATTTTAAAGCATATTAGACCCGATTGAGACGCGCAAGGTAGTTCAATGGGACTAGCATATTTAATTCAAGAAAATTTCGCAGGAAAAACAATTATTGTTCCTGGAGATAGATTAGATGATAATAAAGATTTCTATGAAGAAAAAATATCAGATGAATTTATCAAATCAGCTTTAGTTATTACAGTTGATACAGCAACAAAAGCAAGATTAGATTTTGACAGATACGATATGGCAATAGAAACATTTAAAATAGACCATCATGTTAACATAGATCCTTATGCAAAAAATGAAATTGTTCATGAAACAGCAATGGCGTGTACAGAAGTTATTACATTATGAGCAGAAGCAATGAAATTAAAATGAAATTCAAATGCAGCATCAAATTTATATAAAGGATTAGTAACTGATAGTGGAAGATTTTTATTTCCTAACACAAGTTATAAAACTTTTAATGCAGCTAAAGTTTTACTTGAAAATGGTGCAAACTTAAAAGAAGTTCATGATTCATTATTTGTTTCTGATTTGAAAAGAAAACAGTACGCAAACTTTGCCTTTTCAAAATTGGTTTTATCAAAAAAAGGTGTAGGTCACATTACAATTACTAAAGAAGATCAAAAGCCTTGAAAATACTCATATGAACAAATTAAATCAGCTTTAGGAACAATGAGTGGAATTGACGAAATTAAAATTTGAGTGTTGGTTATTGAACTTGATGATGAAATTAAAGTATCAATTAGAAGTAGAGATTTTGAAATTGATAAAGTAGCTAACAAATATGATGGTGGTGGACATAAATTAGCCAGCGGATGTAAATTAAACGCATTATCAGACATAACTAAACTTGTTAAAGATTTAGATGCAGTTATAACAAAAGGTAGTAAATAG